The proteins below come from a single Crossiella sp. CA-258035 genomic window:
- the murJ gene encoding murein biosynthesis integral membrane protein MurJ, with amino-acid sequence MSETRQMDKLVPAKAQPSLAKASGSMAIATLASRITGFLSRIVLVVVVGSGVITDSYQVGMTIPLQVYELLLGGVLTSIIVPLLVRAEKEDADGGEAYIQRLLTMAPVILLAATVVMMLAAPLLTTIYVDGSSGKAHPELATAFAYLLLPEIVFFGLGALFTAILNSRGVFGLPAWAPVFNNLVVLVTLGVYLLVPGDPTINPLAMSDPKLLVLGIGTTLGIVVQALVVLPAMRRAGIRFKWRWGWDRRLTEFGGLALWMVFYVVLGLAGVIVVTRIATAAVPGSMTAYNFAWQLFQLPYGILGFSLLTAIMPRMSKAAADNDVRGVVADLSLGSRLLTTMLLPLSAGMTVLGSQLGVALFFYGANTLDKAQQIGTTLAVSAFGLVPYAITMMQLRVFYAMKDARTPAMLQLLTVAVKIGLSVLCVQVLDEHTMVLGLAFVNSMSFLVGAVAGNIWLRVRLGRLETGRLGRTFGLTVIGSLLGALSVVLVHTATLEFAPLGTSPRVIAWVVVVVGGLLGLAVAFGSMMLLKVTELNPAMSRITRLLRRR; translated from the coding sequence GTGAGCGAGACGAGGCAGATGGACAAGCTGGTCCCGGCCAAGGCCCAACCCTCACTGGCCAAGGCCAGCGGGTCGATGGCGATCGCCACCCTGGCCAGCCGGATCACCGGCTTCCTGTCCCGGATCGTGCTCGTCGTGGTGGTCGGCTCGGGCGTGATCACCGACTCCTACCAGGTCGGCATGACCATCCCGCTCCAGGTCTACGAGCTGCTCCTGGGCGGGGTGCTGACCAGCATCATCGTCCCGCTGCTGGTGCGCGCGGAGAAGGAGGACGCCGACGGCGGCGAGGCCTACATCCAGCGCCTGCTGACCATGGCGCCGGTGATCCTGCTGGCCGCCACCGTGGTCATGATGCTGGCCGCCCCGCTGCTCACCACCATCTACGTGGACGGCAGCAGCGGCAAGGCACACCCGGAGCTGGCCACCGCCTTCGCCTACCTGCTGCTGCCGGAGATCGTCTTCTTCGGCCTGGGCGCACTGTTCACCGCGATCCTCAACTCCCGCGGCGTGTTCGGCCTGCCCGCCTGGGCGCCGGTGTTCAACAACCTGGTCGTGCTGGTCACCCTCGGCGTCTACCTGCTGGTGCCGGGCGACCCGACCATCAACCCGCTGGCCATGAGCGACCCGAAGCTGCTGGTGCTGGGCATCGGCACCACGCTGGGCATCGTGGTGCAGGCGCTGGTGGTGCTGCCCGCGATGCGCCGGGCCGGCATCCGGTTCAAGTGGCGGTGGGGCTGGGACCGCAGGCTCACCGAGTTCGGCGGCCTGGCGCTGTGGATGGTGTTCTACGTGGTGCTCGGCCTGGCCGGGGTGATCGTGGTCACCCGGATCGCCACCGCCGCGGTGCCCGGCAGCATGACCGCCTACAACTTCGCCTGGCAGCTCTTCCAGCTGCCCTACGGCATCCTCGGCTTCTCCCTGCTCACCGCGATCATGCCGCGGATGAGCAAGGCGGCCGCGGACAACGACGTGCGCGGAGTGGTCGCCGACCTGTCCCTGGGCAGCAGGCTGCTGACCACCATGCTGCTGCCGCTGAGCGCCGGCATGACCGTGCTCGGCAGCCAGCTCGGCGTGGCGCTGTTCTTCTACGGCGCCAACACCCTGGACAAGGCCCAGCAGATCGGCACCACGCTCGCGGTGTCCGCTTTCGGACTGGTGCCGTACGCGATCACCATGATGCAGCTGCGGGTCTTCTACGCGATGAAGGACGCCCGCACCCCGGCCATGCTCCAGTTGCTCACGGTGGCGGTGAAGATCGGCCTGTCCGTGCTGTGCGTGCAGGTGCTGGACGAGCACACCATGGTGCTGGGCCTCGCCTTCGTGAACTCGATGTCCTTCCTGGTCGGCGCGGTGGCCGGGAACATCTGGCTGCGGGTCCGGCTGGGCAGGCTGGAGACCGGGCGGCTGGGCCGCACCTTCGGCCTGACCGTCATCGGCTCGCTGCTCGGCGCGCTGAGCGTGGTGCTGGTGCACACCGCGACCCTGGAGTTCGCCCCGCTCGGCACCTCGCCACGGGTGATCGCCTGGGTCGTCGTGGTCGTCGGCGGCCTGCTCGGACTGGCCGTGGCATTCGGGTCGATGATGCTACTGAAGGTGACGGAACTGAATCCGGCAATGTCACGGATCACCCGACTTTTGCGCCGCCGCTGA
- a CDS encoding protein kinase family protein — protein MSGTPDYTAPHGNPAGGAVGAAAFVPGATLGDGRYRLLSLAGQDVRAPAQFWRARDNALGRDVALTVLIGDASDEHTAARARRTLERSTHGAGFTHPGVSRTLDVLWPGHGVNPRDGVLGIIVAEWTQGTDLLDLITEGPLPSGTASRLLEALAAAVETAHHAGLVLGVDHPQRLRVTPDGKLRLAFPGPRAEVTAREDVRGLGAVLYLMLTCRWALDGGPHTLPSAPTGPDGTVVSPQTLHPTVPHELSTVAVRSLVDTSIGGLRTGAAILRVLEQTAAAEAEAAALRAQEAALTEEYSAVGVEEDDKRDEKSRRRKLAVGMTLLTVATVGILAWIGLSVIGMFATPETRSGPTVALTPTTTAPPAETSNPVQPSTPPSSEPVQAGGTVDVASVNVYNVQGEPDNPHRIKRVVDGDPRSTWKTMTYRQQFPRGKPGVGVMITLSDAAKLAKVVIDSPSAGTKVEVRSAPSGNADLDATTVLGSGTLQKGDTEIALNAGDATKFVLLWITGLGGSGDRNVSELSELTFVRAG, from the coding sequence GTGAGTGGGACGCCGGATTACACGGCGCCGCACGGGAATCCAGCCGGCGGCGCGGTAGGAGCTGCCGCCTTCGTTCCGGGTGCGACTCTCGGTGACGGCCGCTACCGCCTGTTGTCGCTGGCCGGCCAGGACGTCCGGGCTCCGGCCCAGTTCTGGCGGGCGAGGGACAACGCGCTGGGACGTGATGTTGCTCTCACCGTGCTGATCGGTGACGCCTCCGACGAGCACACCGCCGCCCGCGCCCGCCGCACCCTGGAACGCTCGACGCACGGCGCCGGCTTCACCCACCCCGGCGTCTCCCGGACGCTGGACGTGCTCTGGCCCGGCCACGGGGTCAACCCGCGCGACGGCGTGCTCGGCATCATCGTCGCCGAGTGGACCCAGGGCACCGACCTGCTGGACCTGATCACCGAGGGCCCGCTGCCCTCCGGCACCGCGTCCCGGCTGCTGGAGGCGCTGGCCGCCGCGGTCGAGACCGCGCACCACGCCGGACTGGTGCTGGGCGTGGACCACCCGCAGCGGCTGCGGGTCACCCCGGACGGCAAGCTCCGGCTGGCCTTCCCGGGCCCGAGGGCCGAGGTGACCGCCCGCGAGGACGTGCGCGGCCTGGGCGCCGTGCTGTACCTGATGCTGACCTGCCGCTGGGCCCTCGACGGCGGCCCGCACACCCTGCCCTCGGCGCCCACCGGCCCGGACGGCACCGTGGTCTCCCCGCAGACGCTGCACCCGACCGTGCCGCACGAGCTGTCCACGGTCGCGGTGCGCAGCCTGGTGGACACCAGCATCGGCGGCCTGCGCACCGGCGCGGCGATCCTGCGGGTGCTGGAGCAGACCGCGGCCGCGGAGGCCGAGGCCGCCGCGCTGCGCGCCCAGGAGGCCGCGCTGACCGAGGAGTACTCGGCGGTCGGCGTCGAAGAGGACGACAAGCGGGACGAGAAGAGCAGGCGGCGCAAGCTCGCGGTCGGCATGACCCTGCTGACCGTGGCCACCGTCGGCATCCTGGCCTGGATCGGCCTGTCCGTGATCGGCATGTTCGCCACCCCGGAGACCCGTTCCGGCCCGACCGTGGCGCTCACCCCCACCACCACCGCACCGCCAGCCGAGACCAGCAACCCGGTGCAGCCGAGCACGCCGCCCAGCAGCGAACCGGTGCAGGCGGGCGGCACCGTGGACGTGGCCAGCGTCAACGTCTACAACGTGCAGGGCGAGCCGGACAACCCGCACCGGATCAAGCGGGTGGTCGACGGCGACCCGCGCTCGACTTGGAAGACCATGACCTACCGGCAGCAGTTCCCGCGCGGCAAGCCCGGCGTCGGCGTCATGATCACCCTGTCCGACGCGGCCAAGCTGGCCAAGGTGGTCATCGACTCGCCGAGCGCGGGCACCAAGGTGGAGGTGCGCAGCGCGCCCTCCGGCAACGCCGACCTGGACGCGACCACCGTGCTGGGCAGCGGCACCCTGCAGAAGGGCGACACCGAGATCGCCCTGAACGCCGGGGACGCGACCAAGTTCGTGCTGCTGTGGATCACCGGCCTGGGTGGCAGCGGCGACCGCAACGTCTCAGAGCTGTCCGAGCTCACCTTCGTCCGTGCCGGGTGA
- the sigM gene encoding RNA polymerase sigma factor SigM, giving the protein MTAAASSDGDLIAAHAAGDPHAFTELVRRHRDRMWAVALRTLRDPEEAADALQEAFISAFRAAASFRAESQVTTWLHRIVVNACLDRVRRRQARPTVPMPEEPHREPMAPRDHMDERVTSLAVQDALAELPEEQRAPIILVDVEGYSVAESARILGIAEGTVKSRCARGRAKLAKLLGHLRNPDASANVSPDAGAMAPRRPREGR; this is encoded by the coding sequence GTGACAGCCGCGGCTAGCTCGGACGGGGACCTCATAGCGGCCCATGCTGCCGGCGACCCCCACGCGTTCACCGAACTCGTGCGTCGCCATCGGGATCGCATGTGGGCCGTCGCCCTGCGGACTTTGCGTGACCCGGAGGAAGCGGCCGACGCGCTGCAGGAGGCGTTCATCTCCGCCTTCCGCGCCGCGGCCTCCTTCCGCGCCGAGTCACAGGTGACCACCTGGTTGCACCGGATCGTGGTCAACGCATGCCTCGACCGGGTGAGGCGCCGCCAGGCCCGCCCGACCGTGCCCATGCCGGAGGAGCCGCACCGCGAACCGATGGCGCCCAGGGACCACATGGACGAGCGGGTCACCTCGCTGGCCGTCCAGGACGCCCTGGCCGAGCTGCCGGAAGAGCAACGCGCGCCGATCATCCTGGTGGATGTGGAGGGCTACTCGGTGGCCGAGTCCGCGCGGATCCTCGGCATCGCCGAAGGTACCGTGAAGAGCAGATGTGCTCGCGGAAGAGCGAAGCTGGCGAAACTTCTCGGGCACCTGCGGAACCCCGATGCAAGTGCGAACGTCTCACCTGACGCTGGAGCAATGGCACCGCGGCGTCCACGGGAGGGACGATGA